A part of Bacillus rossius redtenbacheri isolate Brsri chromosome 1, Brsri_v3, whole genome shotgun sequence genomic DNA contains:
- the LOC134527403 gene encoding uncharacterized protein LOC134527403 yields the protein MTTTDQASSRQDDVGGTWSVHTNKRVKRAHLDVPGASSEDEAGPSPSPLPPQPPAAPAKTPKVKPLFVFLDQGHQYPRVYTALKNALTDKFTCQNRGRDEIMVHTASVPEYHRAIKALEAIGAQHSVLLQHDEIPKKFVLRGIHRHTPLDFLQQEFTALSLPTCNSERIYGLTEFAGMRIRVDDYRRPSGPSQCSNCQRFTHSGKGCKANPVCRWCSGPHRAPDCPNGGNPEHKKCVSCKLQHCANYRGCAEFKKESRRHLPPQVRKAREQQSRRDMKANRQAAAGPPPQPQQQPGPSGNTGPPRQNPWGPRFPPPPTFGQYMAQAGANMFEPLQQHCEPGYDEMAYPAIANNPRPRGQWQQRGSKKHPTDHKNGKGKPRTTTEGQPQQQAQAQQPAAKTAPVAKPRATPKPVPPPAETPAEDNMLIDVVTVDPTEPLTPISSNQAPRLEDIQKVL from the exons ATGACGACGACCGACCAAGCCTCTTCAAGGCAAGACGATGTGGGCGGCACATGGTCCGTCCACACGAATAAGAGGGTGAAGCGTGCGCACCTGGACGTGCCCGGTGCCAGCAGCGAGGACGAGGCAGGCCCGTCCCCCTCCCCTCTACCCCCGCAGCCACCCGCGGCCCCAGCCAAGACGCCCAAGGTGAAGCCTTTGTTCGTGTTCCTCGATCAAGGCCACCAGTACCCGAGGGTCTACACGGCCCTAAAAAATGCCCTGACTGACAAGTTTACTTGCCAGAACAGAGGCCGCGACGAAATAATGGTGCATACTGCATCAGTCCCGGAGTACCACCGGGCGATCAAGGCCCTCGAGGCTATTGGCGCGCAACATTCCGTCTTGCTGCAGCACGACGAAATACCAAAAAAGTTCGTGCTGCGTGGCATCCACCGCCACACCCCCCTGGACTTCCTGCAGCAGGAATTCACTGCCCTGAGCCTGCCA ACTTGCaactctgagcgcatctacggcCTCACAGAGTTCGCTGGCATGCGGATACGGGTAGACGACTACCGACGCCCGTCAGGACCCAGCCAATGCAGCAACTGCCAGAGATTCACTCACTCTGGCAAGGGCTGCAAGGCCAATCCCgtctgcaggtggtgcagcgGCCCCCATCGTGCCCCGGACTGCCCGAATGGCGGCAATCCGGAGCACAAGAAATGCGTAAGCTGCAAGCTGCAGCATTGCGCCAACTACAGAGGCTGTGCTGAATTTAAAAAGGAATCGCGCAGACATCTGCCCCCTCAAGTTCGCAAGGCTCGCGAACAACAGTCCCGAAGGGACATGAAAGCCAACAGACAGGCTGCAGCAGGCCCCCCACCGCAGCCGCAGCAGCAACCAGGCCCCTCTGGCAACACTGGCCCGCCCAGGCAGAACCCCTGGGGCCCGAGGTTCCCCCCGCCCCCCACCTTCGGCCAGTACATGGCCCAGGCTGGAGCGAACATGTTTGAGCCGCTGCAGCAGCACTGCGAGCCCGGCTACGACGAGATGGCCTACCCAGCGATTGCCAATAACCCGCGTCCGCGTGGCCAATGGCAGCAGCGTGGCTCTAAAAAGCACCCCACAGACCACAAAAATGGCAAGGGTAAACCCCGCACCACTACTGAGGGTCAACCCCAGCAGCAAGCCCAGGCTCAGCAGCCTGCAGCAAAGACAGCTCCTGTTGCTAAGCCCAGAGCGACGCCCAAGCCTGTCCCGCCGCCGGCTGAAACCCCGGCCGAGGACAATATGCTGATCGACGTGGTAACAGTGGACCCGACAGAGCCACTCACGCCAATCAGCAGCAACCAAGCTCCGCGCCTTGAGGACATACAAAAAGTCCTTTAA